A single region of the Streptomyces sp. ITFR-16 genome encodes:
- a CDS encoding cytochrome P450 — MTETQTEPDAVAFPQNRSCPYHPPTGYPSASRGQRSVSRVRLYNGRTVWLVTGHAEARSLLADPRLSSDREHPAFPLFARRQAETTQRRVELIGVDDPEHNTQRRMLIPSFTVRRTAALRPRIQETVDRLLDAMAEQGPPAELVNAFALPVPSMVICALLGVPYADHEFFEAQSRKLLRGPDASDVEEARDALDDYFRALIDRKRRDPGDGLLDELIAKQLESGALDREELVRLAEILLVAGHETTANMISLGTFTLLQHPDQLARLRAGGEAVPAAVEELLRFLSIADGLSRVAVEDIEIGGETLRAGEGVLLSTAVINRDEAVYPAADELDLGRSARNHVAFGFGIHQCLGQNLARAELEIALPALFDRFPGLRLAVPAEEVPVKPGDTIQGLLELPVTW, encoded by the coding sequence ATGACAGAGACACAGACAGAGCCCGACGCCGTCGCCTTTCCGCAGAACCGCAGCTGCCCCTACCACCCGCCCACGGGATATCCGAGCGCGAGCCGAGGACAGCGGTCGGTGTCCCGGGTCCGCCTCTACAACGGCCGTACGGTGTGGCTGGTGACCGGGCACGCCGAGGCGCGCTCGCTCCTCGCGGACCCGAGGCTGTCCTCGGACCGTGAGCACCCCGCGTTCCCGCTGTTCGCGCGGCGCCAGGCCGAGACCACCCAGCGCCGCGTGGAGCTGATCGGCGTCGACGACCCGGAGCACAACACACAGCGCAGGATGCTGATCCCGAGCTTCACGGTCCGGCGGACGGCGGCGCTGCGGCCCCGCATCCAGGAGACCGTGGACCGGCTGCTCGACGCGATGGCCGAGCAGGGGCCGCCCGCCGAACTGGTCAACGCCTTCGCGCTGCCCGTGCCGTCGATGGTCATCTGCGCGCTCCTCGGGGTGCCGTACGCGGACCACGAGTTCTTCGAGGCGCAGTCCCGCAAGCTGCTGCGCGGACCCGACGCCTCCGATGTCGAGGAGGCACGGGACGCGCTCGACGACTACTTCCGCGCACTGATCGACCGGAAGCGGCGCGACCCCGGCGACGGGCTGCTCGACGAGCTGATCGCCAAGCAGCTGGAGAGCGGCGCGCTGGACCGCGAGGAGCTGGTGCGGCTGGCGGAGATCCTGCTCGTGGCGGGGCACGAGACGACCGCGAACATGATTTCGCTCGGTACGTTCACCCTCCTCCAGCACCCGGATCAGCTGGCCCGGCTGCGGGCAGGGGGCGAGGCGGTGCCGGCCGCCGTGGAGGAGCTGCTGCGGTTCCTGTCCATCGCCGACGGGCTCTCCCGGGTCGCCGTCGAGGACATCGAGATCGGCGGGGAGACCCTGCGGGCGGGGGAGGGGGTTCTGCTGTCCACGGCGGTGATCAACCGGGACGAGGCCGTCTATCCGGCTGCGGACGAGCTGGACCTCGGCCGCAGCGCGCGCAACCACGTGGCGTTCGGCTTCGGCATCCATCAGTGCCTGGGCCAGAACCTCGCGCGGGCGGAACTGGAGATCGCGCTGCCCGCCCTCTTCGACCGCTTCCCCGGGCTGCGGCTGGCGGTGCCCGCCGAGGAGGTCCCGGTCAAACCCGGGGACACGATTCAGGGGCTGCTGGAACTGCCCGTGACGTGGTGA
- the htpX gene encoding zinc metalloprotease HtpX, with the protein MTRTRSRYAADRGLTTRMVTTMFLIGLLYVVLVGVLLAVLRGAWPIILIITGGLFVAQFWFSDRIAAFSMGAREVTPEQAPELHGAIDRICALADMPKPRVAIAESDVPNAFATGRSERTALVCATTGLLRRLEPEELEGVLAHEMSHVAHRDVAVMTIASFLGVLAGIITRVALWGGFSRNSRSNDPMGIAIMLIPLISAVVYALSFLLTRLLSRYRELSADRTAALLTGRPSALASALTKVSGQMARIPTEDLRKAEPYNAFYFVPAFSSKESLSRLLSSHPTLEQRLDQLSRIAADLSRP; encoded by the coding sequence ATGACCCGAACCCGTAGCCGGTACGCCGCCGACCGCGGTCTGACCACGCGCATGGTCACGACGATGTTCCTGATCGGCCTGCTGTACGTGGTGCTGGTCGGAGTGCTCCTGGCGGTGCTGCGCGGCGCCTGGCCGATCATCCTGATCATCACCGGTGGGCTGTTCGTCGCCCAGTTCTGGTTCAGCGACCGCATCGCCGCCTTCAGCATGGGCGCCCGCGAGGTCACCCCCGAGCAGGCGCCGGAGCTGCACGGCGCGATCGACCGGATCTGTGCCCTTGCCGACATGCCCAAGCCCCGGGTAGCGATCGCCGAGAGCGATGTGCCGAACGCGTTCGCCACCGGCCGCAGCGAGAGGACCGCCCTGGTCTGCGCCACCACGGGTCTCCTTCGCAGACTGGAGCCGGAGGAGCTGGAAGGCGTCCTCGCCCACGAGATGTCGCATGTCGCGCACCGCGATGTCGCCGTCATGACGATCGCCTCGTTCCTGGGCGTCCTCGCCGGCATCATCACCCGGGTCGCCCTGTGGGGCGGCTTCTCCCGCAACAGCCGCAGCAACGACCCCATGGGCATCGCGATCATGCTCATCCCGCTGATCAGCGCGGTCGTCTACGCCCTGAGCTTCCTGCTGACCCGGCTGCTCTCGCGCTACCGCGAGCTGTCCGCCGACCGCACGGCCGCCCTGCTCACCGGCCGTCCCTCTGCCCTGGCCTCCGCCCTCACCAAGGTGAGCGGCCAGATGGCCCGTATCCCGACGGAGGACCTGCGGAAGGCGGAGCCGTACAACGCCTTCTACTTCGTCCCCGCCTTCTCCTCCAAGGAGAGCCTGAGCCGCCTGCTCTCCTCGCACCCCACCCTCGAACAGCGCCTCGACCAGCTCTCCCGCATCGCCGCCGACCTGTCCCGCCCGTAA
- a CDS encoding PspA-associated protein PspAB: MGLLDTILGRSKPVRPDLDQLFAIPSAALTLQAATGFVPTGQGSVCFAGVEGGTFARIQQDVRELLDADTAQGGIPVEFSQDAYGYTWLLAAHPADDTAALVNDLHAVNTLLQDGGFGPQLLCSLIAFRDPRDRPLALVYLYKRGTFYPFAPAPGGGEKRDNQLELQVRAALGDDLRVEKDLSRWFPVWGAPGL; the protein is encoded by the coding sequence GTGGGCCTGCTCGACACCATCCTCGGCCGCAGCAAGCCGGTCCGCCCCGACCTCGACCAGCTCTTCGCCATCCCCTCCGCCGCCCTCACCCTCCAGGCGGCCACCGGCTTCGTCCCCACAGGACAGGGCTCGGTGTGCTTCGCGGGCGTGGAGGGCGGCACCTTCGCCCGTATCCAGCAGGACGTACGGGAACTGCTCGACGCGGACACGGCACAGGGCGGCATCCCGGTGGAGTTCAGCCAGGACGCGTACGGCTACACCTGGCTGCTCGCCGCCCATCCGGCCGACGACACGGCCGCCCTGGTCAACGACCTGCACGCGGTCAACACCCTGCTCCAGGACGGCGGCTTCGGCCCCCAGCTGCTCTGCTCCCTGATCGCCTTCCGCGACCCCCGGGACCGCCCGCTCGCCCTGGTCTACCTCTACAAACGCGGCACGTTCTACCCGTTCGCCCCGGCCCCGGGCGGCGGCGAGAAGCGCGACAACCAACTGGAGTTGCAGGTACGCGCCGCACTCGGCGACGACCTCCGAGTGGAGAAGGACCTCTCGCGGTGGTTTCCGGTGTGGGGGGCGCCGGGGTTGTGA
- a CDS encoding DNRLRE domain-containing protein has translation MLTLLLAVETASVVESTDQAVALGRSAASSRVLSAAHEDLGSATAGSESAARLKARIQKRRIEVTDARTETSTAYVNPDGTVTEEAYAGPVRFKGDDGRWQDVDPSLVQDADGSVKAKGHPHGLTLAGRKAAPKGLKATGTGDVAAVPLVTVLDRAGRPLQLGWYGTLPEPTIEGSQDTIARYKQALPATDLLIESTRTGYEQFLELKDRSAVGANGQVTYSLTAKGLTAKAYEDGSVAFVDAKGKSAGTLPSPMMWDARIDKNSGEHTHTARVGVEVAQDGSVISITLTPDATFLADAGTQFPVTIDPSINVGTSFDTFVQEGYATDQSAATELKIGNNGSGQKARSFLSFPMKNITGKQVTAAKLNLYEFHSWSCTSKGWDVYSATASSTGTRWTSQPSWGTKYATSTQTKGFSSSCNDGWVSADVTSLAKAWASNGNGSNHLGLQASDESDPYGWKRFNSGNAASNTPYMSVTYNSIPDVPTLIAPTAAAATNDTTPTLSAKALDGDGSQVTLGFEVWASNGTAALRSGSSASVASGATATWTPTALPEGTYKWRSRSGDGSANSAWSAFHSLTVDTTAPTTTKVSSTDFPAGQWSGTPDDNGDFTGTFTFTPPTSGVKQVQWNLDGGTWQSAATTGAAVSRKPAFRAGRHSLGVRSKDAAGNVSATTGHVFYAGSGSALLTPSDGDRPARRAELTGQGKASDTGVRYQYRRGETDTWKDIPVQDVRRKSDGSALTAWPAKVTSGDAEKLSWNVTDTFSDDGPVDARAVFTDGTTTDASPASRITVDRNAGESPSEEVGTGSVNTLTGDFGLSATDASGFDMTVTRSFSSRRPSNGTQQEGQASIFGPQWTAGTTAEISDGDWAYVRKTSATSVAIVDVDGEETGFTAASGGGWKPETGAEDLTLTGSLTTSFTLKDTEGTTSVFSKVDPTATTWQLATTFLPTDQTATKVISEKVTVGGKTLARPKYVIAPTSAVTAETCAATPAAKGCRALQYVYAASTTATSSALGDYNGQVKEIRLWATDPGAPTATATAVSQYAYDSQGRLREQWDPRVSPALKTAYGYDSAGRVTALTPPGELPWTFEYGRAGTSTVAGDGMLLSASRPTLKVGTKDEQDRGTATTSLVYDVPLSGTKAPNQVSADDAATWGQRDAPTDATAVFPTDQVPASHTGSGLGAADYDKATITYTNASGRQVNTGLPGRHLTVKEHDRFGNTVFELTATNRELALSDDEYAVNTQSELGIFSDSPAERAHQLGTVTAYSGNGRRVAEEFGPLHLIALTSDLAGDTDSPDLVAGVQVAARKHTVNSYDEGRPTDDTATVSDQVTTVKVGAWIDGYPTDGDVRSSTTVYDWAKGLPTSETTDPGGLKLTRTTGYDAQGRVIKATLPKSTGTDAAATVTRYWSATGTGTCAGRPEWADLACSTGPAGVITRGGSNPGELPTKTTEYDRWGNSAKVTESANGVTRTTTSAYDSSGRLKQTQITGGVGTAVPARTTTYDPASGVLATISTGTATVRHTIDLLGREIAYDDGAGNVTRTEYDNRDRKTRVTDSAPSTITYDYDNPAGLPTHIHDSVMGAIGDVTGFYDSDSRLYKQKLPWNMDVEFNLDPTGTETSRYWHWESGWTVQGESTTQSIHDQIVNRTVYTGGGAYQHYIYDAAGRLNKVDDFESGVTTHRAYTLDSNTNRTALTTTVDDVDGGTPTSRTINSAYDSADRLIATGTAYDTFGRTTAQADGTQNAYYADDLVRQITANAKRTTWNVDAVGRLASWATEEQAESGAWGTPATKTNHYGGDGDSPDWTADTNGVSRSLEDLAGNLVATTSATGDVVLQLANLHGDISTQIPLSDDGTPVVNSYDEYGNPLPGTDPARYGWLGGKQRSTETPSAVILMGVRLYDPAAGRFLSVDPITGGNANAYDYCTAEPLGCYDLDGKWSWPKFGCSATKCLFFKKSNRHFVMRDGRPGLHFKNHRIRFEWDRHSRWHLNVGKKHYRARNAWRTAARWGSRFLRGGRFWGPPIWIPREVRRYAHPCANHSCEA, from the coding sequence GTGCTGACACTGCTGTTGGCCGTCGAAACCGCTTCGGTGGTCGAGTCCACAGATCAGGCAGTGGCTCTGGGACGCTCGGCCGCGAGTTCAAGGGTGCTCAGTGCGGCGCACGAGGACTTGGGGTCTGCCACCGCTGGTTCAGAGTCCGCGGCGCGGTTGAAGGCCAGGATTCAGAAGCGCAGGATCGAGGTCACCGACGCACGTACGGAAACTTCGACGGCCTACGTGAACCCGGATGGCACGGTCACGGAGGAGGCGTACGCCGGTCCGGTCCGCTTCAAAGGCGACGACGGCCGGTGGCAGGACGTCGACCCGTCGCTGGTGCAGGACGCCGACGGTTCCGTCAAAGCGAAGGGGCACCCGCATGGGTTGACCCTGGCAGGCAGGAAGGCAGCGCCGAAGGGGCTGAAGGCAACTGGTACCGGGGACGTTGCGGCGGTGCCGTTGGTGACAGTCCTGGACCGCGCGGGTCGCCCGCTACAACTCGGCTGGTACGGCACGCTGCCGGAACCGACGATCGAAGGGTCTCAGGACACGATCGCTCGATACAAGCAGGCCCTGCCAGCCACCGACCTGCTCATCGAATCCACGCGGACCGGTTACGAGCAATTCCTTGAGCTGAAGGACCGATCTGCCGTTGGCGCCAACGGGCAGGTGACCTACAGCCTGACGGCCAAGGGGCTGACCGCGAAGGCGTACGAAGACGGGTCCGTTGCCTTCGTCGATGCCAAGGGCAAGAGCGCGGGGACCCTGCCCTCTCCGATGATGTGGGATGCCCGCATCGACAAGAACTCCGGCGAGCACACACACACGGCCCGTGTAGGGGTGGAGGTCGCGCAGGATGGCTCCGTCATCTCCATCACCCTGACTCCGGACGCCACGTTCCTGGCAGACGCCGGGACTCAGTTCCCGGTCACCATCGACCCGTCCATCAACGTCGGCACCAGCTTCGACACCTTCGTCCAGGAGGGATATGCCACCGATCAGTCCGCTGCGACCGAGCTGAAGATAGGCAACAACGGATCAGGCCAGAAGGCCCGTTCGTTCCTGTCCTTTCCGATGAAGAACATCACCGGGAAGCAGGTCACCGCGGCGAAGCTGAACCTGTATGAATTCCACTCCTGGTCCTGCACGAGCAAGGGCTGGGACGTCTACAGCGCGACGGCCTCCTCGACAGGTACCCGCTGGACCAGCCAACCGAGCTGGGGCACGAAGTACGCCACGAGTACCCAGACCAAGGGCTTCTCCAGCTCCTGCAACGACGGCTGGGTCAGTGCGGATGTGACCTCACTGGCGAAGGCGTGGGCGTCGAACGGCAACGGCAGCAACCATCTCGGCCTGCAGGCTTCGGACGAGTCCGACCCCTATGGCTGGAAGCGGTTCAATTCGGGCAACGCCGCGTCCAACACTCCATACATGTCAGTGACCTATAACTCCATCCCTGACGTCCCGACACTCATAGCGCCGACAGCCGCAGCCGCCACCAACGACACCACGCCGACCCTGTCGGCGAAGGCTCTGGACGGTGACGGCTCACAGGTCACGCTTGGTTTCGAGGTCTGGGCATCCAACGGTACCGCCGCGCTCCGCTCCGGCTCCAGCGCCTCCGTCGCCTCCGGTGCGACCGCGACCTGGACACCGACGGCACTGCCCGAGGGCACCTACAAGTGGCGCTCGCGTTCTGGGGACGGCTCGGCGAACAGCGCCTGGTCAGCCTTCCACTCCCTCACTGTCGACACCACTGCGCCGACGACCACGAAGGTCTCCTCCACCGACTTCCCTGCCGGCCAGTGGTCCGGGACGCCCGATGACAACGGCGACTTCACCGGCACATTTACCTTCACCCCGCCGACCAGCGGCGTGAAGCAAGTCCAGTGGAACCTGGACGGTGGCACGTGGCAGTCCGCAGCCACTACCGGCGCCGCGGTCAGCCGCAAACCAGCCTTTCGTGCGGGCAGGCACTCACTCGGCGTGCGCAGCAAGGACGCGGCGGGCAACGTTTCGGCCACGACGGGCCATGTCTTCTATGCCGGTTCCGGTTCTGCCCTGCTCACGCCCTCTGACGGTGACCGCCCTGCACGTCGTGCGGAGCTGACGGGGCAGGGCAAGGCAAGCGACACCGGTGTCCGCTACCAGTACCGGCGTGGTGAGACCGACACCTGGAAGGACATCCCTGTCCAGGATGTGCGCCGGAAGTCTGACGGTTCCGCCCTGACGGCTTGGCCGGCCAAGGTCACGAGCGGCGATGCCGAGAAGCTGAGCTGGAACGTCACCGACACCTTCAGCGACGACGGGCCGGTTGACGCCCGGGCTGTGTTTACCGATGGCACCACCACCGACGCTTCCCCGGCGAGCCGGATCACTGTGGATCGGAATGCAGGTGAGTCGCCCAGTGAGGAGGTCGGCACGGGAAGCGTGAACACGCTCACCGGTGACTTCGGCTTGTCGGCCACCGACGCTTCGGGCTTCGATATGACGGTGACGCGTTCCTTCTCCTCACGGCGTCCGTCCAACGGCACCCAGCAAGAAGGCCAAGCCTCGATCTTCGGTCCGCAGTGGACCGCCGGCACGACTGCGGAGATCTCCGACGGCGACTGGGCGTACGTGCGCAAGACATCGGCGACATCGGTGGCGATCGTGGATGTGGACGGCGAAGAGACGGGGTTCACCGCGGCAAGCGGTGGCGGCTGGAAGCCGGAAACCGGTGCGGAGGACCTGACGCTGACCGGCTCGCTGACCACCTCGTTCACGTTGAAGGACACCGAGGGGACCACCTCGGTCTTCAGCAAGGTCGATCCCACCGCTACCACGTGGCAGCTGGCCACCACGTTTCTGCCGACGGACCAGACCGCCACGAAGGTGATCTCGGAAAAGGTCACGGTGGGCGGCAAGACGCTTGCCCGCCCGAAGTACGTCATTGCCCCGACCTCGGCGGTCACGGCCGAGACGTGTGCGGCCACGCCGGCGGCCAAGGGCTGCCGAGCGCTGCAATATGTGTACGCCGCCTCCACTACCGCGACCTCATCCGCTCTGGGCGACTACAACGGGCAGGTGAAGGAGATCCGCCTGTGGGCCACCGACCCTGGCGCCCCCACTGCCACGGCCACGGCTGTCTCCCAGTACGCGTACGACAGCCAGGGCCGTCTGCGTGAACAGTGGGACCCGCGTGTCTCCCCGGCGTTGAAGACGGCCTACGGCTATGACAGCGCGGGCCGTGTCACAGCACTCACGCCACCCGGTGAGCTGCCGTGGACGTTCGAGTACGGCAGGGCCGGCACCAGCACGGTGGCCGGCGACGGCATGCTCCTGTCAGCGTCCCGTCCGACATTGAAGGTCGGCACCAAAGACGAGCAGGACAGAGGCACGGCCACCACTTCTCTCGTCTACGACGTGCCGCTGTCCGGCACCAAGGCTCCCAACCAGGTCTCGGCCGATGACGCCGCGACTTGGGGGCAGAGGGACGCACCCACGGACGCCACCGCGGTCTTCCCCACCGACCAGGTCCCCGCCTCACACACGGGAAGCGGCCTGGGAGCGGCCGACTACGACAAGGCCACCATCACCTATACCAATGCCTCCGGCCGCCAGGTCAACACAGGGCTGCCCGGCCGGCACCTGACCGTCAAGGAGCACGACCGGTTCGGCAACACCGTCTTCGAACTGACGGCAACCAACCGGGAGCTGGCACTCAGCGACGACGAGTACGCCGTCAACACCCAGAGCGAACTCGGAATCTTCTCCGACTCTCCGGCAGAGCGGGCCCATCAGCTCGGCACCGTCACGGCCTACTCGGGCAACGGCAGGCGGGTAGCGGAGGAGTTCGGCCCACTGCACCTGATCGCCCTCACAAGCGACCTCGCAGGCGATACAGACAGCCCGGACCTTGTGGCCGGTGTGCAGGTCGCGGCACGGAAGCACACCGTCAACAGCTACGACGAGGGCCGTCCCACCGATGACACCGCCACGGTCAGCGACCAGGTCACCACGGTCAAGGTGGGGGCATGGATCGACGGCTACCCCACCGATGGCGACGTGCGCTCCAGCACGACCGTCTACGACTGGGCCAAGGGCCTACCCACCAGTGAAACCACCGATCCGGGCGGACTGAAGCTGACCAGGACGACCGGTTACGATGCCCAGGGCCGGGTCATCAAGGCGACACTGCCGAAGTCCACTGGCACGGACGCCGCAGCGACGGTGACCCGCTACTGGTCTGCCACCGGCACCGGTACGTGCGCCGGGCGTCCGGAGTGGGCCGACCTGGCGTGCTCCACGGGGCCGGCCGGTGTGATCACCAGAGGCGGTTCCAACCCCGGTGAACTGCCCACGAAGACAACCGAATACGACCGCTGGGGAAACAGCGCCAAGGTCACGGAGTCTGCGAACGGCGTCACTCGCACCACGACCTCCGCCTACGACTCCTCAGGACGTCTGAAGCAGACCCAGATCACCGGGGGTGTGGGCACGGCTGTGCCGGCCCGAACCACCACGTACGACCCGGCGAGCGGTGTCCTGGCCACCATCTCCACCGGTACGGCCACCGTTCGGCACACCATCGACCTGCTTGGCCGGGAGATCGCCTACGACGACGGCGCGGGCAACGTCACACGCACCGAGTACGACAACCGCGACCGCAAGACCCGCGTCACCGACTCGGCGCCGTCCACCATCACGTACGACTACGACAACCCCGCCGGGCTGCCCACCCACATCCATGACTCGGTGATGGGCGCCATTGGTGACGTCACCGGCTTCTACGACTCCGACAGCCGCCTGTACAAGCAGAAGCTACCGTGGAACATGGACGTCGAATTCAACCTCGACCCCACCGGCACGGAGACTTCCCGCTACTGGCACTGGGAGTCCGGCTGGACGGTCCAGGGCGAGTCCACGACCCAGTCCATCCACGACCAGATCGTCAACCGCACCGTCTACACCGGGGGCGGCGCCTACCAGCATTACATCTACGATGCCGCAGGCCGCCTGAACAAGGTGGACGACTTCGAGAGCGGCGTCACCACACACCGGGCGTATACCCTCGACAGCAATACCAACCGCACCGCGCTGACCACCACGGTCGACGACGTCGACGGAGGTACGCCCACCAGCAGAACCATCAACTCCGCCTACGACAGCGCCGACCGGCTGATCGCCACCGGCACCGCCTACGACACCTTCGGCCGCACCACCGCTCAGGCCGACGGCACGCAGAACGCCTACTACGCCGACGATCTCGTCCGCCAGATCACCGCCAACGCCAAGCGCACGACGTGGAACGTGGACGCGGTCGGCCGCCTGGCGTCCTGGGCGACCGAGGAACAGGCGGAGAGCGGCGCCTGGGGCACTCCCGCCACCAAGACCAATCACTACGGCGGCGACGGCGACAGCCCGGACTGGACTGCGGACACCAACGGGGTCAGCCGGAGCCTCGAAGACCTGGCCGGCAACTTGGTCGCCACCACCAGCGCTACGGGCGATGTTGTCCTCCAATTGGCCAATCTGCATGGCGATATCAGCACTCAGATTCCACTGTCGGACGACGGCACCCCGGTGGTCAACTCCTACGACGAGTATGGCAACCCGCTGCCAGGAACCGACCCTGCTCGCTATGGCTGGCTCGGCGGCAAACAGCGTTCCACCGAAACCCCGAGCGCGGTGATCCTCATGGGGGTGCGCCTGTACGATCCAGCCGCCGGCCGGTTCCTGTCGGTCGATCCGATCACGGGCGGCAACGCTAACGCCTACGACTACTGCACTGCGGAACCCCTCGGTTGCTATGACCTCGATGGCAAGTGGAGCTGGCCCAAGTTCGGCTGCAGCGCCACCAAGTGTCTATTCTTCAAAAAGTCGAATCGGCACTTCGTCATGCGGGACGGCAGACCCGGCCTGCACTTCAAGAACCACCGAATCCGTTTCGAATGGGATCGGCACAGCAGATGGCACCTCAACGTAGGCAAGAAGCACTACCGCGCACGCAACGCGTGGAGGACTGCTGCCAGATGGGGCAGCCGCTTCCTCCGGGGAGGCCGCTTCTGGGGGCCGCCGATCTGGATACCCAGAGAGGTACGTCGGTACGCTCACCCCTGCGCGAACCATAGCTGCGAAGCATAG
- a CDS encoding DUF397 domain-containing protein, giving the protein MSHGPGLTWFKSSYSNNEGGECIEVAYDWHKSSYSNNEGGACVEVAACPHSVHVRDSKVTDGPTFAVAPAAWTAFLNHATVTA; this is encoded by the coding sequence GTGAGCCACGGACCCGGACTGACCTGGTTCAAGTCCAGCTACAGCAACAACGAGGGTGGCGAATGCATCGAGGTCGCCTACGACTGGCACAAGTCCAGTTACAGCAACAACGAAGGTGGGGCCTGCGTCGAGGTCGCGGCCTGCCCCCACAGCGTGCACGTCCGTGACTCCAAGGTCACCGACGGCCCCACTTTCGCCGTCGCCCCCGCCGCCTGGACCGCCTTCCTGAACCACGCGACGGTCACCGCCTGA
- a CDS encoding helix-turn-helix transcriptional regulator, producing MVTAVGTSGETTHGRRLVGELIRIHRVRAGLTQKEAAERLLISESLMGAVERAERIPSRDLLIDADEVFGAGGALKACCELVDEEKYSPKFLDWAKLERTARVISAYETMLIPGLLQTEAYAYALHRSRVPAYSETEIIRHVEARLERQTVLSRTPPPRIGYVIEESVLDRALGGSEVLKDQLRHVLDCVGRYNHLTVQVMPSAQHTHAGLNGPMQLMSTAEGRTLLFAEGQGGDRLISKPEQVGDQFDLFGILRAQALNPWKSAEIIETKVGKL from the coding sequence GTGGTGACGGCTGTGGGGACGAGTGGCGAGACCACGCACGGGCGGCGGCTGGTGGGGGAGTTGATCCGTATCCACCGGGTGCGGGCGGGATTGACGCAGAAGGAGGCGGCGGAGCGCCTGCTGATCTCGGAGTCACTGATGGGCGCGGTCGAGCGCGCGGAACGCATCCCCTCGCGTGACCTGCTGATCGATGCCGATGAGGTGTTCGGGGCGGGCGGTGCCCTGAAGGCGTGCTGCGAGCTGGTGGACGAGGAGAAGTACTCGCCCAAGTTCCTGGACTGGGCGAAGCTGGAGCGGACCGCGCGCGTCATCAGCGCGTACGAGACGATGCTGATCCCGGGCCTGCTCCAGACGGAAGCGTACGCGTACGCGCTGCACCGGTCGCGCGTACCGGCGTACTCCGAGACGGAGATTATCCGGCACGTCGAAGCGAGGCTGGAACGGCAGACGGTGCTCTCGCGCACACCGCCGCCGAGGATCGGGTACGTCATCGAGGAATCGGTCCTGGACCGTGCGCTCGGCGGATCGGAGGTGCTGAAGGACCAGCTACGGCACGTACTCGACTGCGTCGGACGGTACAACCATCTGACGGTGCAGGTGATGCCGTCGGCTCAACACACGCATGCGGGGTTGAACGGCCCCATGCAGCTGATGTCCACGGCGGAAGGCCGCACATTGCTGTTCGCGGAGGGGCAGGGCGGCGATAGGTTGATCTCGAAACCGGAGCAGGTGGGCGATCAGTTCGACCTCTTCGGCATCCTGCGGGCCCAGGCACTCAACCCCTGGAAGTCTGCGGAGATCATCGAGACAAAGGTGGGAAAACTGTGA
- a CDS encoding DUF1707 domain-containing protein: MTAEPSRSADRMRASDADREAVVEQLREAAAEGRIDLDELDARLSQALTAKTYGELAPLTDDLGPVVSDPGEPLTLQGGIHGAQRKGRWKVPPKIVAYGGMGGVRIDFTQAECRLREIQVEVDAQMSGVQIVVPVGWKADTDALDLGFGGVKDKTVGERLPGTPVLRITGTCGMGGVHIRHPNFRERRRQRKELSR; this comes from the coding sequence ATGACTGCCGAGCCCTCCCGGTCCGCCGACCGCATGCGCGCCTCCGACGCCGACCGCGAAGCCGTGGTGGAACAACTGCGGGAGGCGGCGGCCGAGGGGCGCATCGACCTCGACGAGCTGGACGCCCGCCTGAGCCAGGCCCTCACCGCCAAGACGTACGGCGAACTCGCCCCGCTCACCGACGACCTCGGGCCCGTCGTGTCCGACCCGGGCGAGCCGCTGACCCTCCAGGGCGGTATCCACGGCGCGCAGCGGAAGGGCCGCTGGAAGGTGCCGCCGAAGATCGTCGCGTACGGAGGCATGGGCGGCGTCCGCATCGACTTCACACAGGCCGAGTGCCGGCTGCGCGAGATCCAGGTGGAGGTGGACGCGCAGATGTCCGGCGTCCAGATCGTGGTCCCGGTGGGCTGGAAGGCGGACACCGACGCGCTGGATCTCGGGTTCGGCGGGGTGAAGGACAAGACCGTCGGCGAACGGCTGCCGGGCACGCCCGTGCTCCGGATCACCGGCACCTGCGGCATGGGCGGCGTCCACATCCGTCACCCCAACTTCCGCGAACGCCGCAGGCAGCGCAAGGAACTCTCACGCTGA